Proteins from one Oncorhynchus masou masou isolate Uvic2021 chromosome 12, UVic_Omas_1.1, whole genome shotgun sequence genomic window:
- the LOC135550483 gene encoding acetyl-CoA carboxylase isoform X4, with the protein MAQQDAPANKAAAPNLAALHSNFIIGSVSEENSEDEILGKPDLTLGLEEKERSISPTSSLSSENSTYEMGFDHIDGPHMSNFSCSHRPSMSGLHLVKQGRDRRRIDLQRDFTVASPAEFVTRFGGNKVIEKVLIANNGIAAVKCMRSIRRWAYEMFRNERAIRFVVMVTPEDLKANAEYIKMADHYVPVPGGTNNNNYANVELILDIAKRIPVQAVWAGWGHASENPKLPELLMKNGIAFMGPPSQAMWALGDKIASSIVAQTAGIPTLPWSGAGLTVEWSESDQKKRIINVPPDLYELGCIHDVEAGLKAAEVVGYPVMVKASEGGGGKGIRKVNCAEDFPNLFRQVQTEVPGSPIFVMQLAKHARHLEVQLLADQYGNAISLFGRDCSVQRRHQKIIEEAPATISTSDVFEDMERCAVKLAKMVGYVSAGTVEYLYSQDGSFYFLELNPRLQVEHPCTEMVADVNLPAAQLQISMGIPLHRIKDIRLMYGVQPWGDSMIDFEGLSTAPSPRGHVIAARITSENPDEGFKPSSGTVQELNFRSNKNVWGYFSVAAAGGLHEFADSQFGHCFSWGENREEAISNMVVALKELSIRGDFRTTVEYLIKLLETESFQHNTIDTGWLDRLISEKMQAERPDTMLGIVSGALHVADVNLRNSVSNFLHSLERGQVLPAHTLLNTVDVELIYEGTKYCLKVTRQSPNSYVVIMNSTSAEVDVHRLSDGGLLLSYDGSSYTTYMKEEVDRYRITIGNKTCVFEKENDPSLLRSLSAGKLIQYNVEDGGHVFSGQCYAEIEVMKMVMTLTALESGCIHYVKRSGAVLEPGCVIAKLQLDDPSRVQQAELYHGALPVIQAVALRGEKLHRVFHSTLDHLVHVMNGFCLPELFFSGKLKEWVETLMKTLRDPSLPLLELQDIMTSVSGRIPLAVEKCIKKEMAQYASNITSVLCQFPSQQIANILDSHAATLNRKSEREVFFMNTQSIVQLVQRYRSGIRGHMKAVVMDLLRQYLKVEVQFQNGHYDKCVFTLREENKGDMANVLNYIFSHAQVTKKNLLVTMLIDQLCGRDPTLTDELMAILTELTQLSKTTNAKVALRARQVLIASHLPSYELRHNQVESIFLSAIDMYGHQFCIENLQKLILSETSIFDVLPNFFYHSNQVVRMAALEVYVRRAYIAYELNSVQHRQLKDNTCIVEFQFMLPTSHPNRGNIPTLNRRPSSQPLPCLRTRDIKPVSVDSNKQDPKAQDDKTKDDAKTEENKPPDTDDSVDRMSFSSNLNHYGMVHVGSVSDVLLDTSFTPLCQRMGAMVSFRSFQEFTRNIKDVMSCFCDSPPPSPTFPEGGNPVLYGEEDTKSIQDEPIHILNVAIKTDSDIDDDGLAAMFREFTQTKKSLLFEHGIRRLTFLVAQKREFPKFFTFRSRDKFEEDRIYRHLEPALAFQLELNRMRNFALTAIPCANHKMHLYLGAARVEVGTEVTDYRFFVRAIIRHSDLVTKEASFEYLHNEAERLLLEAMDELEVAFNNTTVRTDCNHIFLNFVPTVIMDPSKIEESVRSMVMRYGSRLWKLRVLQAELKINIRLTPTGKQIPIRLFLTNESGYYLDISLYKEVTDSRTGQLGPKDRQIMFQAYGDKQGPLHGMLINTPYVTKDLLQSKRFQAQSLGTTYVYDFPEMVRQALKKLWQSTQTFAHLPKCPLPSELLTFTELVLDPQGQLVQMNRLPGGNEIGMVAWRMTLRTPEYPAGREIIVISNDITHKIGSFGPQEDLLFLQASEMSRESGIPRIYISANSGARIGLAEEIRHMFHVAWQDTADPYKGFKYLYLTPQDYKKVSALNSVYCEHIEDKGESRYKITDIIGKDDGLGVENLKGSGMIAGESSLAYDEVITMNLVTCRAIGIGAYLVRLGQRTIQVENSHIILTGAGALNKVLGREVYTSNNQLGGIQIMHNNGVTHSTVCDDFEGVHMLLHWLSYMPKDRSSPVPIINAKDPIDRLVEFMPTKAPYDPRWMLAGRPSQTPKGPWQSGFFDHGSFSEIMQPWAQSVVVGRARLGGIPTGVVAVETRSVELSIPADPANLDSDAKIIQQAGQVWFPDSAFKTAQAIKDLNREGLPLMVFANWRGFSGGMKDMYDQVLKFGAYIVDGLREYRQPVLVYIPPQAELRGGSWVVIDPTINPRHMEMYADKDSRGGVLEPEGTVEIKFRKKDLVKTMRRVDPVYMGLAERLGTPELGLPERKELETKLKEREEFLLPIYHQVAVQFADLHDTPGRMQEKGVITDILEWRTSRHFFYWRLRRLLLEDTVKRKIQVANSELTNGQIQAMLRRWFVEAEGTVKAYLWDSNEEVVEWLEKQLKEEEGARSVIDENIKYIRRDHILKQIRSLVQANPEVAMDSIVHMTQHISPTQRAEVVRILSTMDAAPAAT; encoded by the exons ATGGCACAGCAGGACGCGCCTGCCAATAAGGCCGCTGCCCCGAACCTTGCTGCGCTGCACTCCAACTTCATCATCGGCTCTGTGTCGGAGGAGAACTCTGAGGATGAGATCCTGGGAAAGCCAGACCTGACGCTGGGACTGGAGGAGAAGGAGCGCTCCATATCCCCCACTTCTAGCCTCAGCTCAGAGAACAGCACCTACGAGATGGGCTTCGACCACATCGACGGCCCCCACATGAG TAATTTCAGTTGTTCACACAGACCAAGCATGTCTGGGCTGCACCTGGTCAAGCAGGGCCGAGACCGGCGTCGCATCGACCTGCAGAGAGACTTCACCGTGGCCTCCCCCGCTGAGTTTGTTACCCGCTTTGGTGGGAATAAGGTCATCGAGAAG GTCCTCATTGCCAACAATGGCATCGCAGCGGTCAAATGCATGCGCTCCATCCGCCGCTGGGCTTACGAGATGTTTCGCAACGAGCGCGCCATCCGCTTTGTCGTCATGGTAACCCCTGAGGACCTGAAGGCCAACGCAG AGTACATAAAGATGGCCGACCACTATGTGCCTGTGCCAGGAGGGACCAATAACAACAACTATGCCAACGTGGAGCTCATTCTGGACATTGCTAAGCGTATACCTGTGCAG GCTGTATGGGCTGGGTGGGGTCACGCCTCAGAGAATCCCAAACTGCCAGAGCTGCTCATGAAGAATGGCATTGCCTTCATGG GTCCTCCGAGCCAGGCCATGTGGGCACTAGGGGACAAGATCGCTTCATCCATCGTGGCTCAGACAGCTGGCATCCCAACCCTGCCCTGGAGTGGAGCAG ggctAACAGTAGAGTGGTCAGAGAGTGACCAGAAGAAGAGGATCATCAACGTTCCCCCTGATCTGTATGAGCTGGGCTGCATCCATGATGTGGAGGCAGGACTGAAGGCTGCGGAGGTGGTGGGCTACCCGGTGATGGTGAAGGCCTCCGAGGGAGGTGGAGGAAAGGGCATCCGCAAAGTCAACTGTGCTGAGGACTTCCCCAACCTCTTCAGACAG GTCCAGACAGAGGTTCCGGGCTCACCCATCTTCGTGATGCAGCTGGCCAAACACGCTCGTCACCTGGAGGTCCAGCTCCTGGCCGACCAGTACGGCAACGCCATCTCCCTGTTCGGCAGGGACTGCTCCGTACAGCGGCGACACCAGAAGATCATAGAGGAGGCGCCCGCCACCATCTCCACCTCAGACGTGTTTGAGGACATGGAGAGG TGTGCGGTGAAGCTGGCTAAGATGGTGGGCTACGTCAGTGCTGGCACAGTGGAGTATCTCTACAGCCAAGATGGCAGCTTCTACTTCCTAGAACTCAACCCTCGTCTGCAGGTGGAGCACCCCTGCACTGAGATGGTGGCCGACGTCAACCTGCCTGCTGCACAGCTGCAG ATTTCCATGGGGATCCCCCTGCACCGTATCAAGGACATCAGATTGATGTATGGTGTCCAGCCCTGGGGAGACTCTATGATTGACTTTGAGGGTCTGTCCACGGCCCCCTCCCCACGGGGACATGTCATCGCTGCCCGCATCACCAGTGAGAACCCTGATGAGGGTTTCAAGCCTAGCTCGGGCACGGTGCAGGAGCTGAACTTCCGCAGTAACAAGAATGTGTGGGGATACTTCAGTGTGGCCGCGGCCGGAGGCCTGCATGAGTTTGCAGACTCCCAGTTTGGCCACTGCTTCTCCTGGGGAGAGAACCGAGAGGAGGCCATCTC taacaTGGTGGTGGCCCTGAAGGAGTTGTCGATCAGAGGAGACTTCAGGACCACAGTGGAGTACCTCATCAAGCTGCTGGAGACTGAGAGCTTCCAGCACAACACCATCGACACAGGCTGGCTGGACAGGCTCATCTCAGAGAAGATGCAGGCAGAGCGTCCTGACACCATGCTGGGCATAGTGAGCGGGGCTCTCCACGTGGCTGACGTCAACCTGAGGAACAGTGTCTCCAACTTCCTGCACTCTCTAGAAAG aGGCCAGGTGCTGCCCGCGCACACCCTTCTCAACACAGTTGATGTGGAATTGATCTATGAGGGTACTAAGTATTGTCTGAAGGTGACGCGTCAGTCCCCCAACTCCTACGTGGTCATCATGAACAGCACCTCGGCCGAGGTAGACGTCCATCGCCTCAGCGACGGGGGCCTGTTGCTCTCCTACGACGGCAGCAGCTACACCACCTacatgaaggaggaggtggaCCG GTACCGCATCACCATTGGGAACAAGACGTGTGTGTTTGAGAAGGAGAACGACCCGTCCCTGCTTCGCTCGCTCTCAGCAGGGAAACTCATCCAGTACAACGTGGAGGACGGGGGGCACGTGTTCTCTGGCCAGTGTTACGctgagatagag gTGATGAAGATGGTGATGACTCTGACGGCGCTGGAGTCCGGCTGTATCCACTATGTGAAGAGGTCCGGTGCCGTGCTGGAGCCCGGCTGTGTCATCGCCAAGCTGCAGTTAGATGATCCTAGCAGGGTTCAACAG GCGGAGTTGTACCACGGGGCGCTGCCCGTCATCCAGGCGGTGGCGTTGAGAGGAGAGAAGCTCCACAGGGTCTTCCACAGCACCCTGGACCACCTTGTGCACGTCATGAATGGCTTCTGCCTGCCTGAACTTTTCTTCAGTGGGAAG CTGAAGGAATGGGTGGAGACGCTGATGAAGACTCTCCGGGacccctctctgcctctgttGGAGCTGCAGGACATTATGACCAGTGTGTCAGGCCGGATCCCCCTCGCTGTGGAGAAGTGCATCAAGAAGGAGATGGCCCAGTACGCCAGCAACATTACCTCTGTGCTCTGCCAGTTCCCCAgccagcag ATTGCCAACATCCTGGACAGTCATGCTGCCACtctgaacaggaagtcagaaaGAGAGGTGTTCTTCATGAACACTCAGAGCATCGTACAGCTGGTGCAGAG GTACCGCAGTGGCATCCGTGGTCACATGAAGGCCGTGGTGATGGACCTGCTTAGGCAGTACCTCAAAGTAGAGGTCCAGTTCCAGAATG GACACTACGACAAGTGTGTGTTCACACTGCGTGAGGAGAACAAGGGCGACATGGCCAACGTGTTAAACTACATCTTCTCACACGCCCAGGTCACCAAGAAGAACCTCCTGGTCACCATGCTCATT GACCAGCTGTGTGGTCGTGACCCCACCCTGACTGACGAGCTGATggccattctgacagagctcacCCAGCTCAGCAAGACCACCAACGCCAAGGTGGCACTGCGTGCCCGCCAG GTGTTGATcgcctcccacctcccctcctatGAGCTCCGTCACAACCAGGTGGAGTCCATCTTCCTCTCTGCCATCGACATGTACGGGCACCAGTTCTGCATCGAGAACCTGCAG AAACTGATCCTGTCCGAGACGTCCATCTTTGATGTGCTGCCTAACTTCTTCTACCACAGTAACCAGGTGGTCAGGATGGCTGCCCTGGAG GTGTACGTACGTAGAGCCTACATCGCCTACGAGCTCAACAGCGTCCAGCACAGACAGCTAAAGGACAACACCTGCATCGTAGAATTCCAGTTCATGCTGCCTACCTCCCACcccaacag AGGTAACATCCCAACTCTAAACAG GAGACCGTCTTCCCAGCCCCTCCCCTGTCTTCGCACTCGGGACATTAAGCCTGTGTCTGTGGACAGTAACAAACAGGACCCTAAAGCACAGGATGATAAAACAAAGGATGATGCTAAAACAGAGGAGAATAAACCTCCAGATACGGATGACTCTGTGGACAG GATGTCGTTCTCGTCCAACCTGAACCACTACGGCATGGTCCACGTGGGCAGTGTGAGTGACGTCCTCCTGGACACCTCTTTCACCCCACTCTGCCAGCGCATGGGAGCCATGGTCTCCTTCCGCTCCTTCCAGGAGTTCACCAG GAACATTAAAGACGTGATGAGCTGCTTCTGTGactctcctcctcccagccccacctTCCCAGAGGGAGGGAACCCAGTGCTCTATGGAGAGGAGGACACCAAG AGTATCCAAGACGAGCCCATTCACATCCTCAACGTGGCCATCAAGACTGACAGTGACATCGATGACGACGGCCTGGCCGCCATGTTCCGGGAGTTCACCCAGACAAAG AAATCCCTGCTGTTTGAACATGGCATCCGCAGGCTGACCTTCCTGGTAGCTCAGAAG AGAGAGTTCCCCAAGTTCTTCACCTTCCGGTCCAGAGACAAG tttgaggaGGACAGGATCTACCGTCACTTGGAGCCGGCGCTGGCCTTCCAGCTGGAGCTGAACCGCATGCGTAACTTTGCCCTGACCGCCATCCCCTGTGCCAACCACAAGATGCACCTGTACCTGGGCGCTGCCCGCGTGGAGGTGGGAACAGAGGTCACCGACTACCGCTTCTTTGTCCGGGCCATCATCCGTCACTCAGACCTGGTCACCAAG GAGGCGTCTTTTGAGTACCTCCACAACGAGGCAGAGCGTCTGCTGCTGGAGGCCATGGACGAGCTGGAGGTGGCCTTCAACAACACCACCGTACGCACCGACTGCAACCACATCTTCCTCAACTTTGTCCCCACCGTCATCATGGACCCCTCCAAG ATCGAGGAGTCTGTGCGCTCCATGGTGATGCGTTACGGCAGTAGGCTGTGGAAGCTCCGGGTCCTGCAGGCTGAGCTGAAGATCAACATCCGGCTGACGCCCACGGGCAAACAGATCCCCATCCGCCTGTTCCTCACCAACGAGTCAGGCTACTACCTGGACATCAGCCTGTACAAGGAGGTCACCGACTCCCGTACGGGACAGTTGGGGCCTAAAGACCGACAG ATCATGTTCCAGGCGTATGGGGACAAGCAGGGCCCTCTGCATGGCATGCTCATCAACACCCCGTACGTGACCAAGGACCTGCTGCAGTCCAAACGCTTTCAGGCGCAGTCTCTGGGCACTACTTACGTCTACGACTTCCCTGAGATGGTCAGACAG GCTCTAAAGAAGCTGTGGCAGTCCACTCAAACCTTTGCCCACCTGCCCAAATGCCCTCTGCCCTCTGAGCTGCTCACCTTCACAGAGCTGGTCCTGGACCCACAGGGACAGCTGGTGCAGATGAACCGTCTACCAGGAGGGAACGAG ATTGGCATGGTGGCCTGGCGGATGACGCTCAGGACCCCAGAGTACCCGGCAGGGCGTGAGATCATTGTGatcagtaatgacatcacacataAGATTGGTTCGTTCGGGCCGCAGGAGGACCTGCTGTTCCTGCAGGCCTCGGAGATGTCCAGGGAGAGTGGCATCCCTCGTATCTACATCTCTGCCAACAGCGGTGCCCGCATCGGCCTGGCAGAGGAGATCAGACACATGTTCCATGTGGCCTGGCAGGACACGGCAGACCCCTACAAG GGCTTCAAGTACTTGTACTTGACCCCTCAGGACTACAAGAAAGTGTCTGCCCTGAAttctgtttactgtgaacacatAGAGGACAAGggagagtccag GTacaagatcactgacatcatcggGAAAGATGACGGTCTGGGGGTGGAGAACCTGAAGGGCTCCGGGATGATCGCAGGAGAGTCCTCTCTGGCCTACGACGAGGTCATCACCATGAACCTG gtgacgTGCAGAGCCATCGGCATCGGAGCCTACCTGGTCAGGCTGGGTCAGAGAACCATTCAGGTGGAGAACTCCCACATCATTCTCACTGGTGCTGGAGCTCTCAACAAG GTGCTGGGTAGAGAGGTGTACACCTCCAACAACCAGCTGGGTGGGATTCAGATCATGCACAACAACGGTGTGACCCACAGCACTGTGTGTGATGACTTTGAGGGAGTCCACATGCTGCTACACTGGCTCTCCTACATGCCCAAG GACCGATCTAGTCCCGTGCCCATCATCAATGCCAAGGACCCCATAGACCGGCTGGTGGAGTTTATGCCCACAAAGGCCCCCTATGACCCCCGCTGGATGCTGGCAGGACGCCCCAGCCAGA ctCCAAAGGGCCCGTGGCAGAGTGGGTTCTTTGACCATGGCTCGTTCTCAGAGATCATGCAGCCGTGGGCTCAAAGTGTGGTGGTGGGCAGAGCCAG GCTTGGTGGTATACCTACTGGAGTGGTTGCTGTGGAAACCAGATCAGTGGAGCTGTCAATCCCAGCCGATCCAGCAAACCTGGACTCTGACGCCAAG ATCATCCAGCAGGCAGGCCAGGTGTGGTTCCCTGACTCTGCGTTTAAGACGGCACAGGCCATCAAGGACCTGAACCGCGAGGGCCTTCCTCTCATGGTGTTCGCCAACTGGAGGGGCTTCTCTGGAGGCATGAAAG ACATGTATGACCAGGTGCTGAAGTTTGGAGCCTACATCGTGGATGGTCTGAGAGAGTACCGCCAGCCTGTTCTGGTATACATCCCTCCCCAGGCAGAGCTGAGAGGGGGGTCCTGGGTGGTCATAGACCCCACCATCAACCCCCGCCACATGGAGATGTATGCTGACAAGGACAGTCG TGGTGGAGTGTTGGAGCCAGAGGGGACGGTGGAGATCAAGTTCAGGAAGAAGGACCTGGTGAAGACCATGAGGAGGGTTGACCCGGTCTACATGGGCCTGGCAGAGAGACTGG GTACCCCAGAGCTGGgcctgccagagaggaaggagctggagaccaaactgaaGGAGCGGGAGGAGTTCCTGTTACCCATCTACCACCAGGTGGCCGTGCAGTTCGCCGACCTCCACGACACCCCGGGACGCATGCAGGAGAAGGGCGTCATTACG